In the Anoplopoma fimbria isolate UVic2021 breed Golden Eagle Sablefish chromosome 7, Afim_UVic_2022, whole genome shotgun sequence genome, one interval contains:
- the LOC129093149 gene encoding uncharacterized protein LOC129093149: MFRGVCLGFSDITLVSFLLCSVTGLLLMDHGRDAGDKKERNKAILEMLHINKVSASHQAKPHPYMRGIYQRLDSLEAQDFGSSDGMLVQSFRSVVGPHQAPPGWIWFNVSGLNPSMLGAELVLFRKTLHPRPISVTVALHSVTDSQGALKESPALEERLLTLDQRSSSGYDVFDVSAVLPVKPQEVVGFQLRYTDESGSLVLHEALTQSLYCLNKGSLSEPLLVLYQSHPLHS; the protein is encoded by the exons ATGTTCCGAGGAGTCTGCTTGGGATTTTCTGATATAACCTTGGTCTCCTTCCTGCTGTGCTCCGTCACAGGTCTGCTACTGATGGATCACGGCAGAGATGCAGGGGATAAAAAGGAGCGCAACAAAGCCATTCTGGAAATGCTACATATCAATAAAGTGTCTGCGAGTCATCAGGCTAAGCCACATCCCTACATGAGGGGGATCTATCAGCGATTGGACTCACTGGAGGCCCAAGACTTTGGGAGTTCAGATGGAATGCTGGTGCAGAGTTTTCGGAGTGTAGTTG GTCCAcatcaagctcctccaggatggaTCTGGTTCAACGTCAGCGGCCTAAACCCCTCCATGCTGGGTGCAGAGCTGGTTCTGTTCAGGAAGACCCTGCACCCCCGTCCTATCAGCGTGACCGTCGCTCTGCACAGTGTCACAGATTCACAGGGAGCTCTGAAGGAAAGCCCTGCCCTGGAGGAGAGACTGCTGACCCTGGACCAGCGATCCTCATCTGGATATGATGTGTTCGATGTGTCGGCTGTTCTGCCTGTGAAGCCTCAGGAGGTGGTTGGCTTTCAGCTGCGTTATACAGACGAGAGTGGGAGTCTGGTCCTTCATGAAGCCCTCACACAGAGTCTTTACTGTCTTAACAAAGGCTCCCTGAGTGAACCCTTACTGGTACTTTACCAGTCACACCCCCTCCACAGCTAA